The Kwoniella dendrophila CBS 6074 chromosome 1, complete sequence genome contains a region encoding:
- a CDS encoding calcium/proton exchanger — MIAATVADSEPEPDIEGFNPPSNNYHNKDQPNTSQQQRRQSQDLSNSQEQKIINQDALPNSTRSNRASINNNDTSNINNGGEGGVEGKGILKQSQPSNATRTSSFARTLLKPRSNRGHSRMPSITITGADKNENETLAEKGRVHDLINAESDDRNEFNPPARSNSAPNLGGRSRLAPLKSLSVSIPLPPKRGPPEGEDTPIKKTFIEPTWKQSFRNTIKAQPFLVAMPVLLPISWALHFTHQDPVAVFVTSLIAIVPLAGGLGFATEELAHRVGEAWGGLLNASFGNAVELLIAILALVKGDIDIVQASMVGSILSNVLLVLGMSYFAGGLRFHEQLYTIIGAQMHISLLGLSLLAIVLPAAYHVAYPNVRNVISDTRSGLQPEGEELSNLLQMSRGLSFILLAVYGMFLTFQLYTHAYLFRVQKDKVVHPLPGPAPHHEHVFPRPHWVSSIADSSSSSSSSSSGSSIRSGRSGHTSAFKRFRRFSVSSPKNKKQARDGGEADTEDNIGAGHTEAAFHGGEKTLSPVETRQSPTATAISPVTTRNDTNDSSLHPHGDSDRDVEAASMSSSNNVIVDDDGTVHVQPKVKFWYAMAMLCVVTGLAGFTAECLVDSIDGLTETGNVSREFVGLILLPVIGNSVEHITAVTVSVKDKLNLSMSIAVGSSIQVSLCLLPILVLIGWAIGQPMLLFFDNFETITLVVSLLLVNFAIADGRTNYLEGFILMMAYLMIALVCWYYDPAV; from the exons ATGATTGCTGCTACCGTTGCCGattctgaacctgaaccCGATATAGAGGGCTTTAACCCCCCTTCAAATAATTATCACAACAAAGATCAACCAAACACaagtcaacaacaaagaagacAATCACAAGACCTCAGCAACTCCCAAGAGCagaagataatcaatcaagatgCTCTCCCCAACTCGACTCGATCCAATCGTGCGTCAATTAACAACAATGACACCTCCAATATCAATAATGGTGGCGAAGGAGGTGTGGAAGGAAAAGGTATACTCAAACAATCTCAACCTTCAAATGCAACaagaacatcatcatttgcCCGGACACTCCTGAAACCGAGATCAAATCGGGGTCACTCTAGAATGCCATCAATCACCATTACCGGTGctgataaaaatgaaaatgaaactCTTGCAGAAAAAGGAAGAGTACATGATTTGATCAATGCAGAGTCCGATGATCGAAACGAATTCAACCCACCTGCAAGATCAAATTCCGCCCCTAATCTGGGTGGAAGAAGTAGACTTGCTCCACTCAAGAGTTTATCGGTATCAATCCCTTTGCCACCTAAAAGAGGTCCACCCGAAGGCGAAGATACACCAATCAAGAAGACTTTCATTGAGCCTACCTGGAAGCAAAGTTTCAGA AACACTATTAAAGCTCAACCTTTCTTAGTCGCTATGCCTGTTCTTCTCCCGATCTCATGGGCCTTGCACTTCACTCATCAGGATCCAGTAGCTGTGTTCGTCACCTCTTTAATCGCTATCGTGCCTTTGGCCGGCGGCTTAGGTTTTGC TACTGAAGAGCTTGCCCATAGAGTCGGTGAAGCTTGGGGTGGTTTACTCAACGCCTCTTTTGG TAATGCCGTCGAATTGCTCATTGCTATTCTCGCCTTGGTAAAGGGTGATATCGATATCGTGCAAGCCAGTATGGTTGGTAGTATCCTCAGTAATG TACTTCTTGTACTTGGTATGAGTTATTTC GCTGGTGGTCTTCGATTCCATGAACAACTATACACCATTATTGGTGCACAAATGCATATCTCCCTTTTGGGTCTTTCG TTACTTGCGATCGTGCTTCCAGCGGCATATCATGTGGCCTATCCAAACGTTCGAAACGTTATTTCCGATACTCGATCAGGCCTTCAACCCGAGGGAGAAGAACTAAgcaatcttcttcaaatgtCTCGAGGGTTAAGTTTCATCTTGCTTGCTGTGTACGGAATGTTCCTTACTTTCCAATTATACA CCCACGCATATCTGTTCCGAGTACAAAAGGATAAAGTCGTCCATCCTCTTCCGGGGCCTGCACCTCATCACGAACATGTTTTCCCTCGACCTCACTGGGTGTCGTCCATCGCCGATtcgtcatcctcatcatcttcatcctcttctggatcatcaatCAGATCTGGTCGATCCGGTCATACTTCAGCATTCAAACGATTCAGACGTTTCAGCGTTTCTTCACcgaaaaacaaaaagcaagCTCGAGATGGAGGTGAAGCTGATACTGAAGACAACATTGGTGCCGGTCACACCGAAGCGGCATTCCACGGTGGTGAGAAGACTTTATCACCAGTGGAAACAAGACAAAGCCCAACTGCTACAGCCATATCACCAGTGACTACAAGGAACGACACCAATGATAGTTCGCTACACCCTCATGGTGATTCCGATCGAGATGTAGAAGCAGCATCCATGTCATCTTCTAACAACGTAATCGTTGACGACGATGGTACTGTACATGTTCAACCTAAAGTCAAGTTCTGGTACGCTATGGCTATGTTGTGTGTTGTTACTGGATTAGCTGGTTTCACCGCCGAGTGTCTCGTTGATTCAATTGATGGCTTGACTGAGACTGGGAACGTTTCAAGAGAGTTTGTCGGTTTGATCTTATTGCCCGTTATCG GTAATTCTGTTGAGCATATCACAGCTGTCACTGTCTCAGTCAAGGACAAATTGAACCTGTCCATGTCGATCGCTGTTGGATCGTCCATTCAAGTTTCATTATGTCTGTTACCTATTTTAGTATTAATTGGGTGGGCAATTGGTCAACCGATGTTGTTATtctttgataattttgaaac TATCACCCTTGTTGTATCACTACTTCTGGTCAATTTCGCTATTGCAGACGGGCGAACTAATTATCTTGAAGGTTTCATTCTGATGATGGCCTATTTGATGATCGCTTTGGTTTGTTG GTACTATGATCCCGCAGTTTAG
- a CDS encoding glutamate-tRNA ligase gives MKTTTIPLIRAFLPKQGICKRCHSTTSTNISSSTEVVSPRLRFGPSPTGNLHLGGLRTALFNHLLARKWKGKWLLRIEDTDRSRFNEGAVDNLRRSLEWAGLDYDEGVGIGGKFGSYTQSERLDVYHHYTDKLLAQDAAYECFCTPNELEAIKTSLKQQGLRNTYDGRCRHITDEDKVRKKKAGEKYVVRYKSSSESMEIPSDLIFGDNQPSAPTSEFDDFVLMKSDGWPTYHLASVIDDHLMEISHVLRGEEWLPSIPKHHSLYKAFGWKPPKFGHLPLLCNPDGTKLSKRKGDTFVEHYIKQGYEPGALLNFLALMGWDYHSALSKKTTLDSHIRNDGNSLYELFTLSQLIESFDIDHVAHRKASVNISKLDFINKMTLRRMSGRLGKDGHMVNLGKEQSLESSRIEGTNAELEEEGGIERSSLIKRFQDGLREEKALKGCELIESVDFVEKVYDAELPRTTLLKEMPMHSIFYFLPPTYTCHESQSILKDLNLRIYCQYVNLFADTLQQKSSQGKELNEDSVWDVIHSLLDQLNLDKKPKLLIPIRHALTERKKGPSIPELISILGLDETLSRLRTAVEYVKDLDQSKKRKVDLVE, from the exons ATGAAGACAACGACTATACCTTTGATCAGAGCCTTTCTACCTAAACAAGGGATATGCAAACGATGTCATTCAACGACATCTACCaatatttcatcatcaaccgAAGTAGTTTCACCGAGATTACGTTTTGGTCCTTCACCAACAGGTAATTTACATTTAGGAGGATTAAGAACTGCTTTATTCAATCACCTATTAGCAAGGAAATGGAAAGGGAAATGGTTATTGCGTATAGAAGATACAGATAGG TCTAGATTCAATGAAGGTGCTGTAGATAATCTGAGGAGATCTTTAGAATGGGCTGGATTAGACTatgatgaag GTGTCGGAATAGGTGGAAAGTTTGGTTCATATACTCAA TCCGAGAGATTAgatgtatatcatcattacacCGATAAACTTCTAGCT CAAGACGCTGCGTACGAGTGTTTTTGTACACCTAACGAATTAGAAGCCATAAAAACATCTTTGAAGCAGCAGGGTCTAAGGAATACATATGATGGTAGATGTAGACATATAACGGATGAAGACAAagtaagaaagaaaaaggcTGGAGAAAAATATGTAGTGAGGTATAAA tcatcatctgaatcaatGGAAATACCATCAGATCTGATATTCGGTGATAATCAACCTTCTGCACCTACttcagaatttgatgatttcgttttGATGAAATCAGATGGATGGCCAACATATCATTTAGCAAGTGTTATAGATGATCATTTAATGGAAATTAGTCATGTTTTAAGAGGAGAA GAATGGTTACCATCAATACCGAAACATCATTCATTGTATAAAGCTTTCGGATGGAAACCACCAAAATTTGgtcatttacctttactatGTAATCCTGATGGAACTAAATTAAGTAAACGAAAAGGTGACACTTTCGTTGAGCATTATATC AAACAAGGATATGAACCTGGAGCTTTACTTAATTTCTTAGCATTAATGGGATGGGATTATCATTCAGCATTATCCAAAAAAACTACATTAGATTCACATATACGTAATGATGGAAATTCATTATATGAATTATTCACTTTATCTCAATTAATtgaatcatttgatattgatcatgTTGCACATAGAAAAGCTAGTGTtaatatatcaaaattagatttcATAAATAAAATGACATTAAGAAGAATGTctggtagattaggtaaagatggtcaTATGgttaatttaggtaaagaacaGTCTTTAGAGTCAAGTCGTATTGAAGGAACAAAtgcagaattagaagaagaaggtggtatagaaAGAAGTAGTTTGATTAAGAGGTTCCAAGATGGTTTAAGGGAAGAAAAAGCTTTGAAAGGATG CGAACTCATTGAAAGTGTTGACTTCGTTGAAAAAGTATATGATGCAGAATTA CCACGTACAACGCTTTTGAAAGAAATGCCAATGCATTCGATATTTTACTTCTTACCTCCAACATATACATGTCATGAATCTCAAAGTATATTAAAAGATCTGAATCTAAGGATATATT GTCAATATGTGAATTTATTTGCAGATACATTACAGCAGAAATCAagtcaaggtaaagaattaaaCGAGGATTCAGTTTGGGATGTTATACATTCTTTACTTGATCAGttaaatttagataaaaaaccaaaattatTAATTCCCATAAGACATGCTTTGACCGAAAGAAAG AAAGGTCCAAGTATACCCGAGTTAATATCTATACTAGGGTTAGATGAGACATTATCTAGATTAAGAACAGCCGTAGAATACGttaaagatttagatcaatcgaagaaacgaaaagttgatttagttgaataG
- a CDS encoding 6-phosphogluconate dehydrogenase, decarboxylating 1: MSSELADVGLIGLAVMGQNLILNMNDKGFKVCAYNRTTSKVDHFLANEAKGTNIIGAHSIEELCSKLQRPRRIILLVKAGQAVDDFIAQLEPHLEKGDIIIDGGNSHYPDSIRRTHELEAKGLLFVGSGVSGGEEGARNGPSLMPGGSDAAWPHIKEIFQKTAAQAQGEPCCDWVGETGSGHYVKMVHNGIEYGDMQLIAEAYDILKRGLDLEESEIADIFTKWNTGVLDSFLIEITRDILKFNDTDGVPMVRKILDKAGQKGTGKWTAIDALDNGMPVTLIGEAVFARCLSAVKDERVRASKIIAAPERQPFQGDKQQFIDDLEQALYASKIISYAQGFMLMREAAKVNNWHLNNAGIAAMWRGGCIIKSVFLSDITAAYRENPELENLLVSPFFLNALAKAQAGWRRVIAQSTLWGIPIPAFTTALSFFDGYRTETLPANLIQAQRDYFGAHTFRVVPGYGNDHLNENEDVHVKWTATSGNVSSSTYNA, translated from the exons atgtcttCTGAACt TGCTGATGTTGGTCTTATCGGTTTGGCCGTCATG GGTCAAAACTTGATCCTTAACATGAACGACAAAGGTTTCAAAGTCTGTGCTTACAACAG AACAACCTCAAAAGTTGACCATTTCCTTGCCAACGAAGCTAAAG GAACCAACATTATCGGTGCCCACTCAATTGAAGAACTCTGttcaaaattacaaagaCCAAGAAGAATCATTTTACTCGTAAAAGCTGGTCAAGCCGTCGATGACTTCATTGCTCAACTTGAACCACACCTTGAGAAAGgtgatatcatcattgacGGTGGTAACTCACACTACCCTGATTCAATCCGAAGAACACACGAACTTGAAGCCAAAGGTTTATTATTCGTCGGTTCAGGtgtttcaggtggtgaagaaggtgctAGAAACGGTCCTTCTTTGATGCCAGGTGGTTCAGATGCTGCATGGCCACACATCAAAGAAATCTTCC AAAAAACCgctgctcaagctcaaggtgAACCATGTTGTGATTGGGTCGGTGAAACCGGTTCAGGTCACTACGTCAAAATGGTCCACAACGGTATTGAATACGGAGATATGCAATTGATTGCTGAAGCCTACGATATCCTTAAAAGAGGTCTTGACCTCGAAGAATCTGAAATCGCTGATATCTTCACCAAA TGGAACACCGGTGTCCTCGACTCTTTCCTTATCGAAATCACCCGAGATATCCTCAAGTTCAACGACACTGACGGTGTCCCAATGGTACGAAAGATCCTCGATAAAGCCGGTCAAAAAGGTACCGGTAAATGGACCGCCATTGATGCTCTTGACAACGGTATGCCAGTAACCCTTATCGGTGAAGCTGTATTCGCCCGATGTCTCTCTGCCGTTAAAGACGAAAGAGTAAGAGCTTCAAAAATCATTGCCGCCCCAGAAAGACAACCATTCCAAGGTGACAAACAACAATTCATTGA TGACCTCGAGCAAGCTCTTTACGCTTCCAAGATCATCTCATACGCTCAAGGTTTCATGCTTATGAGAGAGGCCGCTAAAGTCAACAACTGGCACTTAAACAACGCTGGTATTGCCGCTATGTGGAGAGGTGGatgtatcatcaaatcagtCTTCTTATCTGATATCACTGCTGCTTACAGAGAAAACCCAGAATTAGAAAACTTATTAGTTTCACCATTCTTCTTAAAcgctttagctaaagctcAAGCTGGTTGGAGAAGAGTTATTGCTCAATCCACATTATGGGGTATCCCAATCCCAGCCTTCACCACCGCTTTATCATTCTTCGATGGTTACAGAACTGAGACCTTACCAGCCAACTTAATCCAAGCCCAAAGAGATTACTTCGGTGCCCACACTTTCAGAGTTGTACCAGGTTACGGTAACGATCACCTCAACGAAAACGAAGATGTTCACGTTAAATGGACTGCTACCTCAGGTAACgtctcttcatcaacttaCAACGCTTAG